A genomic region of Sciurus carolinensis chromosome 7, mSciCar1.2, whole genome shotgun sequence contains the following coding sequences:
- the C7H6orf47 gene encoding uncharacterized protein C6orf47 homolog → MFLRRLGGWLPRPWGRRKPPRPDPPAPEPKWVDSSPENSGSDWDSAPETMGDVGPPKTKDSGTLRSFRAAPEPSREPQVEQLGNKRMDSLKWDKTVSSTQESGRLEDGGAIPKLEWDPVDSGGTRRPGVSLEGGMGAPGPEAPVEKHGRHQKLLGWLRGEPGAPPRYLGGPEECLQISTNLTLHLLELLASALLALCSRPLRAVLDALGLRGPVGLWIHGLLSFLAALHGLHAVLSLLTAHPLHFACLFGLLQALVLAVSLREPSGNEEATNWEDEGSLREGEEQRGDPGKGL, encoded by the coding sequence ATGTTCCTGCGACGGCTTGGTGGCTGGCTACCTCGCCCTTGGGGCCGCCGGAAACCCCCGAGGCCTGACCCACCTGCCCCAGAACCCAAATGGGTGGACAGCTCCCCTGAGAATTCAGGGAGTGACTGGGACAGTGCCCCAGAAACCATGGGAGATGTGGGGCCTCCCAAGACCAAGGACTCAGGGACACTGAGGAGCTTCCGGGCTGCTCCAGAACCAAGCAGGGAGCCCCAAGTTGAGCAGCTGGGAAACAAAAGAATGGATTCCCTCAAGTGGGACAAGACTGTCTCTAGCACTCAAGAGTCTGGGAGACTGGAGGATGGAGGGGCCATTCCAAAACTAGAATGGGATCCTGTGGATTCAGGTGGCACCAGGAGACCTGGGGTGTCTCTTGAAGGGGGAATGGGTGCCCCTGGGCCAGAAGCCCCAGTGGAGAAACATGGCCGGCATCAGAAGCTGCTGGGCTGGCTGCGGGGGGAACCAGGGGCACCCCCACGGTACCTGGGGGGCCCAGAGGAATGTCTGCAGATCTCCACCAACCTGACCCTGCACCTACTGGAGCTGCTGGCTTCAGCCCTGCTGGCGCTATGCTCTCGGCCATTGCGGGCAGTCTTGGATGCATTGGGCCTGCGAGGACCAGTGGGCCTCTGGATACACGGGCTACTGTCCTTCCTTGCTGCCCTGCATGGGCTCCATGCTGTGCTGAGCCTACTTACTGCCCACCCTCTACACTTTGCCTGCCTCTTTGGCCTCCTGCAGGCCCTGGTGCTGGCTGTCAGCCTCCGGGAGcccagtgggaatgaggaggccACTAACTGGGAGGATGAGGGTTCCCTGAGGGAGGGTGAGGAGCAAAGGGGAGATCCAGGAAAGGGGCTGTGA
- the Bag6 gene encoding LOW QUALITY PROTEIN: large proline-rich protein BAG6 (The sequence of the model RefSeq protein was modified relative to this genomic sequence to represent the inferred CDS: deleted 1 base in 1 codon), whose protein sequence is MEPSDTTSTAMEEPDNLEVLVKTLDSQTRTFIVGAQMNVKEFKEHIAASVSIPSEKQRLIYQGRVLQDDKKLQEYNVGGKVIHLVERAPPQTQLPSGASSGTGSTSATHGGGPLPGTRGPGASVHDRNANSYVMVGTFNLPSDGSAVDVHINMEQAPIQSEPRVRLVMAQHMIRDIQTLLSRMECRGGPQAQHSQPPPQTSTVAPEPVALSSQTSESTENEASPREPMEAEEVEEHAPTQSPELTPSGQAAAGPTPAPETNAPNHPSPAEYVEVLQELQRLESRLQPFLQRYYEVLGAAATTDYNNNQEGREEDQRLINLVGESLRLLGNTFVALSDLRCNLACAPPRHLHVVRPMSHYTTPMVLQQAAIPIQINVGTTVTMTGNGTRPPTTPNAEAPPPGPGQASSLAPSSTTVESSTEGAPPTGPAPPPATSHPRVIRISHQSVEPVVMMHMNIQDSGTQPGGVPSAPTGSLGPPGHGQTLGSTLIQLPSLPPEFMHAVAHQITHQAMVAAVASAAAGQQVPGFPTAPTRVVIARPTPPQARPSHPGGPPVSGALQGTGLGTNASLAQMVSGLVGQLLMQPVLVAQGTPGMAPPPAPATASASAGTTNTATTAGPAPGGPAQPPPPQSSTADLQFSQLLGNLLGPTGSGAGGPGMASPTITVAMPGVPAFLQGMTDFLQATQTAPPPPPPPPPPPPAPEQQTTPPPGSPGGTGSPGGLGPESLPPEFFTSVVQGVLSSLLGSLGARAGSSESIAAFIQRLSGSSNIFEPGADGALGFFGALLSLLCQNFSMVDVVMLLHGHFQPLQRLQPQLRSFFHQHYLGGQEPTPGNIRMATHTLITGLEEYVRESFSLVQVQPGVDIIRTNLEFLQEQFNSIAAHVLHCTDSGFGARLLELCNQGLFECLALNLHCLGGQQMELAAVINGRIRRMSRGVNPSLVSWLTTMMGLRLQVVLEHMPVGPDAILRYVRRIGDPPQPLSEEPMEVQGAERTTPEPQRENASPAPGTTAEEAMSRGPPPAPEGGSQDEQDGASAETEPWAAAVPPEWVPIIQQDIQSQRKVKPQPPLSDAYLSGMPAKRRKTMQGEGPQLLLSEAVSRAAKAAGARPLTSPESLSRDLEAPEVQESYRQQLRSDIQKRLQEDPNYSPQRFPNAHRAFADDP, encoded by the exons ATGGAGCCCAGTGATACTACCAGTACCGCTATGGAGGAGCCTGACAACCTGGAGGTGCTGGTGAAGACCTTGGACTCTCAGACTCGGACCTTTATTGTGGGGGCCCAG ATGAATGTAAAGGAGTTTAAGGAGCACATTGCTGCCTCTGTCAGCATCCCCTCTGAGAAACAACGGCTCATTTACCAGGGGCGAGTTCTGCAAGATGATAAGAAGCTCCAGGAATACA ACGTTGGGGGAAAGGTTATCCACCTGGTGGAACGGGCTCCTCCTCAGACTCAGCTCCCTTCTGGAGCATCTTCTGGGACAGGGTCTACCTCAGCCACCCATGGTGGGGGACCCCTGCCTGGTACTCGGGGGCCTGGGGCCTCTGTTCATGACCGGAATGCCAACAGCTATGTCATGGTCGGAACCTTCAATCTTCCT AGTGACGGCTCTGCTGTGGATGTTCACATCAACATGGAACAGGCCCCGATTCAG AGTGAGCCCCGGGTCCGGTTAGTGATGGCTCAGCACATGATCAGGGATATCCAGACCTTATTATCCCGGATGGAG TGTCGAGGGGGGCCCCAGGCACAGCACAGTCAGCCACCCCCACAGACGTCGACTGTGGCTCCAGAGCCAGTAGCCTTGAGCTCGCAAACATCAGAATCAACTGAAAATGAAGCATCTCCTCGGGAGCCCATGGAGGCAGAAGAAGTGGAAGAGCATGCCccaacccagagcccagagctcaccCCTTCTGGCCAAGCTGCAGCGGGTCCTACACCTGCCCCAGAGACAAATGCGCCCAA CCATCCTTCCCCAGCGGAGTATGTCGAGGTGCTTCAGGAGCTGCAGCGGCTGGAGAGCCGCCTCCAGCCCTTCCTGCAGCGCTACTATGAGGTTCTGGGTGCTGCTGCCACCACAGACTACAACAACAAT CAAGAGGGCCGTGAAGAAGACCAGAGATTGATCAACTTGGTGGGGGAGAGCCTGCGGCTTCTGGGCAACACTTTTGTGGCACTCTCTGACCTGCGCTGCAACCTGGCTTGTGCA CCCCCCCGACACCTGCATGTGGTCCGGCCCATGTCTCACTACACCACTCCCATGGTGCTCCAGCAAGCAGCCATTCCCATCCAG ATCAATGTGGGGACCACTGTGACTATGACAGGGAATGGAACTCGCCCCCCCACAACTCCCAATGCAGAGGCACCTCCCCCTGGTCCTGGCCAGGCCTCGTCCCTGGCCCCGTCTTCTACCACTGTTGAGTCTTCAACTGAGGGGGCTCCCCCGACAGGGCCGGCTCCCCCGCCAGCCACCAGCCACCCAAGGGTCATCCGGATATCCCACCAGAGCGTGGAACCCGTGGTTATGATGCACATGAACATTCAAG ATTCTGGCACACAGCCTGGTGGTGTCCCGAGTGCTCCCACTGGCTCCCTAGGACCCCCTGGTCACGGCCAGACCCTGG GCTCCACCCTCATCCagctgccctccctgccccctgaGTTCATGCACGCCGTCGCCCACCAGATCACTCATCAGGCCATGGTGGCAGCTGTTGCCTCCGCGGCCGCAG GACAGCAGGTGCCAGGCTTCCCAACAGCTCCAACACGGGTGGTGATTGCCCGGCCCACCCCTCCACAGGCTCGACCTTCTCATCCTGGGGGGCCCCCAGTCTCTGGGGCTTTG cAGGGTACTGGGCTGGGTACCAATGCCTCGTTGGCTCAGATGGTGAGCGGCCTTGTGGGGCAGCTTCTTATGCAGCCTGTCCTTGTGG CTCAGGGGACCCCAGGAATGGCTCCACCTCCAGCTCCTGCCACTGCTTCAGCCAGTGCCGGTACCACCAACACAGCTACCACAGCTGGCCCTGCTCCTGGGGGCCCTGCTCAGCCTCCACCTCCTCAGTCCTCCACAGCTGATCTTCAGTTCTCTCAACTTCTGGGGAACCTGCTTGGGCCTACAGGGTCAGGGGCTGGTGGGCCTGGCATGGCTTCTCCCACCATCACTGTGGCGATGCCTGGTGTCCCCGCTTTTCTCCAGGGCATGACTGATTTCTTGCAG GCCACACAGACagcccctccacctcctccaccacctccacccccaccccctgccccagaACAGCAGACCACGCCACCACCAGGGTCTCCTGGTGGCACAGGGAGTCCTGGAGGCCTGGGTCCTGAGAGTCTGCCACCAGAGTTTTTTACCTCAGTGGTGCAGGGTGTGCTGAGCTCACTCTTGGGCTCCTTGGGGGCTCGGGCTGGCAGTAGTGAAAGCATTGCTGCTTTCATCCAACGCCTCAGTGGATCCAGCAACATCTTTGAGCCTGGGGCTGATGGTGCCCTTG GATTCTTTGGAGCCCTGCTATCTCTCCTGTGCCAGAACTTCTCCATGGTTGACGTGGTTATGCTTCTCCATGGGCATTTCCAGCCATTGCAGCGGCTCCAGCCCCAACTGCGTTCCTTCTTCCACCAGCATTACTTGGGTGGCCAGGAGCCCACACCCGGTAACATCCGG ATGGCAACCCACACATTGATCACCGGGTTAGAAGAATATGTGCGGGAGAGTTTT TCTTTGGTACAAGTTCAGCCAGGTGTGGACATCATTCGGACAAACCTAGAATTTCTGCAAGAACAGTTTAATAGCATCGCTGCTCATGTGCTGCATTGCACAG ACAGTGGATTTGGAGCCCGGTTGCTGGAGTTGTGTAACCAGGGCTTATTTGAATGCCTGGCCCTAAACCTGCACTGCTTGGGGGGACAGCAGATGGAGCTTGCTGCTGTTATCAATGGTCGAATT CGTCGTATGTCTCGTGGGGTGAATCCATCCTTGGTGAGCTGGCTGACCACTATGATGGGACTAAGGCTTCAGGTGGTTCTGGAGCACATGCCTGTTGGCCCTGATGCCATCCTCAGATATGTTCGTAGGATTGGTGATCCTCCCCAG CCACTTTCTGAGGAGCCAATGGAAGTTCAAGGAGCAGAAAGAACAACTCCTGAGCCTCAG CGGGAGAATgcttccccagccccaggaacaaCAGCAGAGGAGGCCATGTCTCGAGGTCCACCCCCTGCTCCTGAAGGGGGCTCTCAAGATGAACAGGATGGAGCTTCAGCTGAGACAGAACCTTGGGCAGCTGCAGTTCCCCCA GAATGGGTCCCTATTATCCAGCAGGACATTCAGAGCCAGCGCAAGGTGAAACCGCAGCCACCTCTGAGTGATGCCTACCTCAGTGGTATGCCTGCCAAGAGACGTAAG ACGATGCAGGGTGAGGGCCCCCAGCTGCTTCTCTCAGAGGCCGTGAGCCGGGCAGCTAAGGCAGCCGGAGCTCGGCCCCTGACGAGCCCAGAGAGCCTGAGCCGGGACCTGGAGGCACCAGAGGTTCAGGAGAGCTACAGGCAGCAG CTCCGGTCTGATATACAAAAAAGACTGCAGGAAGATCCCAACTACAGCCCCCAGCGCTTCCCTAATGCCCATCGAGCCTTTGCTGATGATCCCTAG
- the Apom gene encoding apolipoprotein M isoform X1, whose translation MGAGSEWTEQPAVKRAVKAPVTSHRPPAPSHLKMFNQIWAALLYLYGILLNSIYQCPEHNQLTTLGVDDKEFPDPHLGQWYFIAGAAPTKEELATFDSVDNIIFNMAAGSAPLQLQLRAAIRMKNGFCVPREWIYHLTEGNTDLRTEGRPDMKTELFSSSCPGGIMLKETGQGYQRFLLYNRSPHPSEKCVEEFQSLTSCLDSKAFLLTPRNQEVCKLSVTDL comes from the exons ATGGGGGCTGGAAGCGAGTGGACTGAGCAGCCCGCAGTGAAGAGAGCAGTAAAGGCACCAGTCACCTCACACAGACCACCAGCTCCCTCCCACCTGAAGATGTTCAATCAAATTTGGGCAGCTCTGCTCTACCTCTATGGCATTCTCCTTAATTCCATCTATCAGTGTCCTGAACACAATCAACTGACAACTCTGGGAGTGGATGATAAAGAG TTCCCAGATCCCCACCTGGGCCAGTGGTATTTTATCGCAGGGGCAGCTCCCACCAAGGAGGAGTTGGCAACTTTTGACTCTGTGGACAACATTATCTTCAACATGGCTGCTGGCTCTGCCCCACTGCAGCTCCAGCTTCGTGCTGCCATCCGCAT GAAAAATGGATTCTGTGTGCCCCGTGAATGGATTTATCACTTGACTGAAGGGAACACAGATCTCAGAACCGAAG GCCGCCCTGACATGAAGACTGAGCTCTTCTCCAGCTCATGCCCTGGTGGAATTATGCTGAAAGAGACAGGCCAGGGTTACCAGCGCTTTCTCCTCTACA ATCGCTCACCACACCCTTCTGAGAAGTGTGTGGAAGAATTCCAGTCCTTGACCTCCTGCCTGGACTCCAAAGCCTTCTTACTAACTCCCAGGAATCAAG AGGTCTGCAAACTGTCAGTAACTGACCTGTAA
- the Apom gene encoding apolipoprotein M isoform X2: MAAGSAPLQLQLRAAIRMKNGFCVPREWIYHLTEGNTDLRTEGRPDMKTELFSSSCPGGIMLKETGQGYQRFLLYNRSPHPSEKCVEEFQSLTSCLDSKAFLLTPRNQEVCKLSVTDL; encoded by the exons ATGGCTGCTGGCTCTGCCCCACTGCAGCTCCAGCTTCGTGCTGCCATCCGCAT GAAAAATGGATTCTGTGTGCCCCGTGAATGGATTTATCACTTGACTGAAGGGAACACAGATCTCAGAACCGAAG GCCGCCCTGACATGAAGACTGAGCTCTTCTCCAGCTCATGCCCTGGTGGAATTATGCTGAAAGAGACAGGCCAGGGTTACCAGCGCTTTCTCCTCTACA ATCGCTCACCACACCCTTCTGAGAAGTGTGTGGAAGAATTCCAGTCCTTGACCTCCTGCCTGGACTCCAAAGCCTTCTTACTAACTCCCAGGAATCAAG AGGTCTGCAAACTGTCAGTAACTGACCTGTAA